The following are encoded in a window of Euwallacea fornicatus isolate EFF26 chromosome 21, ASM4011564v1, whole genome shotgun sequence genomic DNA:
- the LOC136346013 gene encoding probable phosphorylase b kinase regulatory subunit alpha isoform X3 — translation MRSRSNSGVRLDYYQRIVHKIIMSKQNPVTGLFPLNDHNNHAWIRNNVYCIMSVWGLAMAYKKMADQDEDRAKTYELEQACVKLMRGLLMAMMQQKDKVERFKQTQNPLDSLHAKYCSETGQIVVGDNEWGHLQIDAISLYLLVLAQMTASGLQIVFNLDEVSFIQNLVFYIECAYCTPDYGIWERGDKSNHGLPELNASSIGMAKAALEAMNELDLFGARGGPYSVIHVLTDEAQKCQAVLQSMLPRESGSKEIDSGLLSVISFPAFAVDDPNVINMTKESIIEKLLGKYGCKRFLRDGYKTPKEDPRRLYYEPWELRMFENIECEWPMFYCYLIIDALFAGDNEAAEEYTERLEEVMIKTEDGMKLVPELYAVPAELVAAEYKEPGSQYRIPLGQSPFLWAQSLYIIGKLLQEKFLAPGELDPLNRRLCAEKKPDVVVQVVILAEDIEIKNKLAEHDIMVQTVAEVAPIEVQPARVLSHLYTYLGRNKKLGLTGRKSKDVGILSTSKLYSLGDRIFAFTPQFTDLSHNYIASDYELMIDICKSEINFLKSSWQNMLGRPLVTILCRRFQLENGKIPLAMITTMKKLKSGYINGTRVTLGHLSEFLSTSSITNLSFLGCHEDGIPDKLNPQVYHYLEEHLQKSLSHKSSLLTSPTPRSRNRHLLKRRMSVRGAVKKTRSINVDAETLGMESNATLERRGSIFFSADAVDAADSKSERTSNVSSPEKKSEVQVSNVPKHRTQSESQHYADTEVDELFAMLRESDSLDEQGDILQFLVASKGLDSNTDMLENGRVVTVRDLLKGLYEKACQQKMWGLVRHTAGMLGKRVEDLAKSVTDLLVRQKQITVGMPPNNEHTITAPLPESELRLLIHEAYGQDDSTAMLTQELLVYLAMFIRTEPQLFMEMLRLRIGLIIQVMATELSRTLICDGDEASEHLLNLSPFEMKNLLYHIISGKEFAISSVGRGNFSIVSNKSSRISKKSHISLSADAAVDDLIEPDRQGQWLRRRRLDGALNRVPRDFYPRVWNVLERCHGIDIASKVLPQCLTQEMTPGELKFALAVETVLNTIPQPEYRQLIVEALMVLTLVAEYNVAPFLGGIIEIEYLVHRANELFLADQMSCNGDATLCCAKPKEQRETTNSGGLLCGGAAYICQHFYDSAPSGAYGTMTYLTKAIAMYLDCVPKTGELECSIC, via the exons ATGCGCAGCCGAAGTAATTCCGGTGTTCGGCTGGATTATTACCAGCGAATTGTTCATAAGATCATAATGTCCAAGCAGAACCCCGTAACGGGCCTGTTTCCCTTGAATGATCACAACAATCACGCGTGGATCAGAAATAATGTGTATTGCATAATGTCGGTGTGGGGCCTTGCCATGGCATATAAAAAGATGGCAGATCAAGATGAGGATAGAGCCAAAACTTATGAACTTGAACAAGCTTGTGTTAAGCTTATGAGGGGGCTTTTAATGGCCATGATGCAACAGAAAGATAAAGTGGAGAG atttaaacAAACCCAAAATCCTTTAGATTCATTGCATGCGAAGTATTGTTCTGAAACAGGTCAAATTGTAGTTGGTGATAATGAATGGGGCCATCTACAAATTGATGCAATTTCCttatatttattagttttggcTCAAATGACTGCATCTGGATTGCAa attgtatttaatttagatGAAGTTTCTTTTATACAAAATCTGGTATTTTACATTGAATGTGCATATTGCACTCCAGATTATGGAATATGGGAAAGGGGGGATAAATCTAACCATGGCCTTCCAGAGCTGAATGCAAGCTCAATTGGCATGGCCAAAGCTGCATTAGAAGCCATGAATGAGTTAGATTTATTTGGAGCTAGGGGGGGCCCTTATAGTGTTATACATGTACTGACTGATGAAGCTCAGAAATGTCAAGCTGTTTTACAG tcaatgTTGCCAAGGGAGTCAGGCTCTAAGGAAATAGACAGCGGTTTGCTTTCAGTAATTAGTTTTCCAGCTTTTGCAGTTGATGATCCTAATGTTATTAATATGACAAAGGAATCTATTATTGAGAAATTGTTAGGGAAATATGGATGCAAACGATTTTTAAGAGATGGTTATAAAACTCCCAAAGAG GACCCAAGAAGACTATATTATGAGCCTTGGGAACTTAGGATGTTTGAGAATATTGAATGTGAATGGCCAATGTTTTACtgttatttaataattgatGCTTTATTTGCCGGCGATAATGAAGCCGCAGAGGAATACACTGAACGTCTAGAGGAG GTAATGATAAAGACTGAAGATGGAATGAAACTTGTACCTGAATTATACGCGGTACCTGCTGAATTAGTGGCCGCTGAATATAAAGAACCGGGCTCACAATATAGAATTCCTTTAGGACAAAGTCCTTTTTTGTGGGCCCAGTCATTATACATAATTGGAAAGTTATTACAAGAG aaatttttagcTCCAGGTGAACTTGACCCTCTCAATCGACGTCTTTGTGCGGAGAAGAAACCAGACGTAGTGGTACAAGTCGTTATTTTAGCTGAAgatatcgaaattaaaaataaactcgCAGAGCACGATATTATGGTGCAAACTGTGGCCGAAGTTGCTCCTATAGAG GTACAACCAGCACGAGTTTTATCCCATCTTTATACTTACTTGGGGAGAAACAAGAAGTTGGGATTAACTGGGAGAAAATCAAAGGATGTAGGGATCTTGAGTACAAGTAAATTATATTCGCTTGGAGATAGAATTTTCGCCTTCACTCCTCAG ttTACGGACTTATCGCACAATTACATCGCATCCGATTACGAACTAATGATAGATATTTGCAAGAGcgagattaattttttgaaatcgagCTGGCAAAATATGCTCGGTCGGCCTCTCGTCACAATTTTGTGTAGGAGATTCCAACTAG AAAACGGGAAAATCCCATTAGCAATGATCAccacaatgaaaaaactcaaatcTGGCTACATAAACGGCACTCGGGTTACTTTAGGACATTTAAGTGAATTCTTGAGCACCAGTTCTATAACGAACTTGAGTTTTTTGGGGTGCCACGAAGATGGAATCCCTGATA AGCTTAATCCTCAAGTGTACCATTACCTAGAAGAGCATTTGCAGAAGTCATTGTCTCATAAATCATCACTACTGACATCACCCACCCCCAGAAGCAGGAATCGGCATTTGTTAAAGCGAAGAATGTCAGTTAGGGGCGCGGTCAAGAAAACGCGTTCCATTAATGTCGATG CTGAAACATTAGGCATGGAGAGTAATGCCACTCTGGAAAGACGCGGgtctatatttttttcagcCGACGCCGTGGACGCTGCTGACTCCAAATCAGAGCGAACATCCAACGTTTCATCTCCGGAAAAAAAGAGCGAAGTGCAGGTTTCAAATGTTCCAAAGCACCGGACTCAAAGCGAAAGCCAGCACTACGCCGATACAGAG GTTGATGAGCTCTTTGCAATGCTTCGAGAGTCTGACTCGTTAGATGAACAGGGCGACatccttcaatttttagtaGCTTCAAAGGGCCTGGATTCTAACACTGACATGTTAGAAAACGGTCGAGTTGTGACGGTTAGGGACTTACTGAAGG GACTCTATGAGAAAGCTTGCCAACAGAAAATGTGGGGTCTGGTGCGACACACTGCAGGCATGCTGGGAAAAAGAGTGGAAGACTTGGCTAAGTCGGTGACTGATCTGTTAGTGAGGCAAAAGCAGATTACTGTGGGAATGCCTCCAAATAATGAGCATACTATTACCGCTCCTTTGCCCGAGAGTGAATTGAG ATTATTGATTCACGAGGCGTATGGTCAGGACGACAGTACAGCAATGCTAACCCAGGAATTATTGGTTTATCTCGCCATGTTCATTCGTACGGAACCTCAATTGTTTATGGAGATGCTCCGATTGAGGATTGGATTGATCATTCAAGTAATGGCCACTGAACTTTCCAGAACGCTTATTTGCGATGGAGATGAGGCCTCGGAGCACTTGCTCAATCTGAGCCCCTTTGAGATGAAAAACTTGTTGTATCATATAATTAGCGGAAAAGAATTCGCCATTAGTAGCG TGGGAAGGGGTAATTTTTCGATTGTCAGCAACAAATCCAGTCGCATTAGCAAG aaaagtcacataagtctATCGGCTGATGCAGCTGTTGATGATTTGATTGAGCCTGACAGACAAGGTCAATGGTTGCGTCGACGAAGACTTGATGGGGCTCTGAATAGAGTGCCTAGAGATTTTTATCCCAGGGTGTGGAACGTCCTTGAACGT TGCCATGGAATAGACATCGCCAGCAAGGTCTTGCCTCAATGTTTGACTCAAGAAATGACCCCAGGAGAGCTTAAATTCGCGCTTGCAGTTGAGACGGTGCTGAATACAATCCCTCAACCTGAATATCGTCAACTTATCGTGGAAGCCTTGATGGTGCTCACTTTAGTGGCCGAATACAACGTGGCTCCATTTTTGGGCGGTATCATCGAGATTGAGTATTTGGTCCATCGAGCCAACGAGTTATTTTTGGCTGACCAG atGAGTTGCAATGGAGATGCAACTCTATGCTGCGCCAAACCCAAAGAGCAGCGCGAAACAACCAACTCTGGAGGTTTGCTGTGTGGCGGGGCCGCTTATATTTGCCAACATTTCTATGACAGCGCTCCCAGTGGGGCCTATGGAACCATGACATATTTGACTAAAGCCATAGCAATGTACCTCGACTGCGTCCCCAAAACCGGGGAGTTAGAATGCAGCATCTGCTAA
- the LOC136346013 gene encoding probable phosphorylase b kinase regulatory subunit alpha isoform X6 — MRSRSNSGVRLDYYQRIVHKIIMSKQNPVTGLFPLNDHNNHAWIRNNVYCIMSVWGLAMAYKKMADQDEDRAKTYELEQACVKLMRGLLMAMMQQKDKVERFKQTQNPLDSLHAKYCSETGQIVVGDNEWGHLQIDAISLYLLVLAQMTASGLQIVFNLDEVSFIQNLVFYIECAYCTPDYGIWERGDKSNHGLPELNASSIGMAKAALEAMNELDLFGARGGPYSVIHVLTDEAQKCQAVLQSMLPRESGSKEIDSGLLSVISFPAFAVDDPNVINMTKESIIEKLLGKYGCKRFLRDGYKTPKEDPRRLYYEPWELRMFENIECEWPMFYCYLIIDALFAGDNEAAEEYTERLEEVMIKTEDGMKLVPELYAVPAELVAAEYKEPGSQYRIPLGQSPFLWAQSLYIIGKLLQEKFLAPGELDPLNRRLCAEKKPDVVVQVVILAEDIEIKNKLAEHDIMVQTVAEVAPIEVQPARVLSHLYTYLGRNKKLGLTGRKSKDVGILSTSKLYSLGDRIFAFTPQFTDLSHNYIASDYELMIDICKSEINFLKSSWQNMLGRPLVTILCRRFQLENGKIPLAMITTMKKLKSGYINGTRVTLGHLSEFLSTSSITNLSFLGCHEDGIPDKLNPQVYHYLEEHLQKSLSHKSSLLTSPTPRSRNRHLLKRRMSVRGAVKKTRSINVDADAVDAADSKSERTSNVSSPEKKSEVQVSNVPKHRTQSESQHYADTEVDELFAMLRESDSLDEQGDILQFLVASKGLDSNTDMLENGRVVTVRDLLKGLYEKACQQKMWGLVRHTAGMLGKRVEDLAKSVTDLLVRQKQITVGMPPNNEHTITAPLPESELRLLIHEAYGQDDSTAMLTQELLVYLAMFIRTEPQLFMEMLRLRIGLIIQVMATELSRTLICDGDEASEHLLNLSPFEMKNLLYHIISGKEFAISSVGRGNFSIVSNKSSRISKKSHISLSADAAVDDLIEPDRQGQWLRRRRLDGALNRVPRDFYPRVWNVLERCHGIDIASKVLPQCLTQEMTPGELKFALAVETVLNTIPQPEYRQLIVEALMVLTLVAEYNVAPFLGGIIEIEYLVHRANELFLADQMSCNGDATLCCAKPKEQRETTNSGGLLCGGAAYICQHFYDSAPSGAYGTMTYLTKAIAMYLDCVPKTGELECSIC, encoded by the exons ATGCGCAGCCGAAGTAATTCCGGTGTTCGGCTGGATTATTACCAGCGAATTGTTCATAAGATCATAATGTCCAAGCAGAACCCCGTAACGGGCCTGTTTCCCTTGAATGATCACAACAATCACGCGTGGATCAGAAATAATGTGTATTGCATAATGTCGGTGTGGGGCCTTGCCATGGCATATAAAAAGATGGCAGATCAAGATGAGGATAGAGCCAAAACTTATGAACTTGAACAAGCTTGTGTTAAGCTTATGAGGGGGCTTTTAATGGCCATGATGCAACAGAAAGATAAAGTGGAGAG atttaaacAAACCCAAAATCCTTTAGATTCATTGCATGCGAAGTATTGTTCTGAAACAGGTCAAATTGTAGTTGGTGATAATGAATGGGGCCATCTACAAATTGATGCAATTTCCttatatttattagttttggcTCAAATGACTGCATCTGGATTGCAa attgtatttaatttagatGAAGTTTCTTTTATACAAAATCTGGTATTTTACATTGAATGTGCATATTGCACTCCAGATTATGGAATATGGGAAAGGGGGGATAAATCTAACCATGGCCTTCCAGAGCTGAATGCAAGCTCAATTGGCATGGCCAAAGCTGCATTAGAAGCCATGAATGAGTTAGATTTATTTGGAGCTAGGGGGGGCCCTTATAGTGTTATACATGTACTGACTGATGAAGCTCAGAAATGTCAAGCTGTTTTACAG tcaatgTTGCCAAGGGAGTCAGGCTCTAAGGAAATAGACAGCGGTTTGCTTTCAGTAATTAGTTTTCCAGCTTTTGCAGTTGATGATCCTAATGTTATTAATATGACAAAGGAATCTATTATTGAGAAATTGTTAGGGAAATATGGATGCAAACGATTTTTAAGAGATGGTTATAAAACTCCCAAAGAG GACCCAAGAAGACTATATTATGAGCCTTGGGAACTTAGGATGTTTGAGAATATTGAATGTGAATGGCCAATGTTTTACtgttatttaataattgatGCTTTATTTGCCGGCGATAATGAAGCCGCAGAGGAATACACTGAACGTCTAGAGGAG GTAATGATAAAGACTGAAGATGGAATGAAACTTGTACCTGAATTATACGCGGTACCTGCTGAATTAGTGGCCGCTGAATATAAAGAACCGGGCTCACAATATAGAATTCCTTTAGGACAAAGTCCTTTTTTGTGGGCCCAGTCATTATACATAATTGGAAAGTTATTACAAGAG aaatttttagcTCCAGGTGAACTTGACCCTCTCAATCGACGTCTTTGTGCGGAGAAGAAACCAGACGTAGTGGTACAAGTCGTTATTTTAGCTGAAgatatcgaaattaaaaataaactcgCAGAGCACGATATTATGGTGCAAACTGTGGCCGAAGTTGCTCCTATAGAG GTACAACCAGCACGAGTTTTATCCCATCTTTATACTTACTTGGGGAGAAACAAGAAGTTGGGATTAACTGGGAGAAAATCAAAGGATGTAGGGATCTTGAGTACAAGTAAATTATATTCGCTTGGAGATAGAATTTTCGCCTTCACTCCTCAG ttTACGGACTTATCGCACAATTACATCGCATCCGATTACGAACTAATGATAGATATTTGCAAGAGcgagattaattttttgaaatcgagCTGGCAAAATATGCTCGGTCGGCCTCTCGTCACAATTTTGTGTAGGAGATTCCAACTAG AAAACGGGAAAATCCCATTAGCAATGATCAccacaatgaaaaaactcaaatcTGGCTACATAAACGGCACTCGGGTTACTTTAGGACATTTAAGTGAATTCTTGAGCACCAGTTCTATAACGAACTTGAGTTTTTTGGGGTGCCACGAAGATGGAATCCCTGATA AGCTTAATCCTCAAGTGTACCATTACCTAGAAGAGCATTTGCAGAAGTCATTGTCTCATAAATCATCACTACTGACATCACCCACCCCCAGAAGCAGGAATCGGCATTTGTTAAAGCGAAGAATGTCAGTTAGGGGCGCGGTCAAGAAAACGCGTTCCATTAATGTCGATG cCGACGCCGTGGACGCTGCTGACTCCAAATCAGAGCGAACATCCAACGTTTCATCTCCGGAAAAAAAGAGCGAAGTGCAGGTTTCAAATGTTCCAAAGCACCGGACTCAAAGCGAAAGCCAGCACTACGCCGATACAGAG GTTGATGAGCTCTTTGCAATGCTTCGAGAGTCTGACTCGTTAGATGAACAGGGCGACatccttcaatttttagtaGCTTCAAAGGGCCTGGATTCTAACACTGACATGTTAGAAAACGGTCGAGTTGTGACGGTTAGGGACTTACTGAAGG GACTCTATGAGAAAGCTTGCCAACAGAAAATGTGGGGTCTGGTGCGACACACTGCAGGCATGCTGGGAAAAAGAGTGGAAGACTTGGCTAAGTCGGTGACTGATCTGTTAGTGAGGCAAAAGCAGATTACTGTGGGAATGCCTCCAAATAATGAGCATACTATTACCGCTCCTTTGCCCGAGAGTGAATTGAG ATTATTGATTCACGAGGCGTATGGTCAGGACGACAGTACAGCAATGCTAACCCAGGAATTATTGGTTTATCTCGCCATGTTCATTCGTACGGAACCTCAATTGTTTATGGAGATGCTCCGATTGAGGATTGGATTGATCATTCAAGTAATGGCCACTGAACTTTCCAGAACGCTTATTTGCGATGGAGATGAGGCCTCGGAGCACTTGCTCAATCTGAGCCCCTTTGAGATGAAAAACTTGTTGTATCATATAATTAGCGGAAAAGAATTCGCCATTAGTAGCG TGGGAAGGGGTAATTTTTCGATTGTCAGCAACAAATCCAGTCGCATTAGCAAG aaaagtcacataagtctATCGGCTGATGCAGCTGTTGATGATTTGATTGAGCCTGACAGACAAGGTCAATGGTTGCGTCGACGAAGACTTGATGGGGCTCTGAATAGAGTGCCTAGAGATTTTTATCCCAGGGTGTGGAACGTCCTTGAACGT TGCCATGGAATAGACATCGCCAGCAAGGTCTTGCCTCAATGTTTGACTCAAGAAATGACCCCAGGAGAGCTTAAATTCGCGCTTGCAGTTGAGACGGTGCTGAATACAATCCCTCAACCTGAATATCGTCAACTTATCGTGGAAGCCTTGATGGTGCTCACTTTAGTGGCCGAATACAACGTGGCTCCATTTTTGGGCGGTATCATCGAGATTGAGTATTTGGTCCATCGAGCCAACGAGTTATTTTTGGCTGACCAG atGAGTTGCAATGGAGATGCAACTCTATGCTGCGCCAAACCCAAAGAGCAGCGCGAAACAACCAACTCTGGAGGTTTGCTGTGTGGCGGGGCCGCTTATATTTGCCAACATTTCTATGACAGCGCTCCCAGTGGGGCCTATGGAACCATGACATATTTGACTAAAGCCATAGCAATGTACCTCGACTGCGTCCCCAAAACCGGGGAGTTAGAATGCAGCATCTGCTAA
- the LOC136346013 gene encoding probable phosphorylase b kinase regulatory subunit alpha isoform X2 — protein MRSRSNSGVRLDYYQRIVHKIIMSKQNPVTGLFPLNDHNNHAWIRNNVYCIMSVWGLAMAYKKMADQDEDRAKTYELEQACVKLMRGLLMAMMQQKDKVERFKQTQNPLDSLHAKYCSETGQIVVGDNEWGHLQIDAISLYLLVLAQMTASGLQIVFNLDEVSFIQNLVFYIECAYCTPDYGIWERGDKSNHGLPELNASSIGMAKAALEAMNELDLFGARGGPYSVIHVLTDEAQKCQAVLQSMLPRESGSKEIDSGLLSVISFPAFAVDDPNVINMTKESIIEKLLGKYGCKRFLRDGYKTPKEDPRRLYYEPWELRMFENIECEWPMFYCYLIIDALFAGDNEAAEEYTERLEEVMIKTEDGMKLVPELYAVPAELVAAEYKEPGSQYRIPLGQSPFLWAQSLYIIGKLLQEKFLAPGELDPLNRRLCAEKKPDVVVQVVILAEDIEIKNKLAEHDIMVQTVAEVAPIEVQPARVLSHLYTYLGRNKKLGLTGRKSKDVGILSTSKLYSLGDRIFAFTPQFTDLSHNYIASDYELMIDICKSEINFLKSSWQNMLGRPLVTILCRRFQLENGKIPLAMITTMKKLKSGYINGTRVTLGHLSEFLSTSSITNLSFLGCHEDGIPDKLNPQVYHYLEEHLQKSLSHKSSLLTSPTPRSRNRHLLKRRMSVRGAVKKTRSINVDALNTWIRSPSGSKNSPSAETLGMESNATLERRGSIFFSADAVDAADSKSERTSNVSSPEKKSEVQVSNVPKHRTQSESQHYADTEVDELFAMLRESDSLDEQGDILQFLVASKGLDSNTDMLENGRVVTVRDLLKGLYEKACQQKMWGLVRHTAGMLGKRVEDLAKSVTDLLVRQKQITVGMPPNNEHTITAPLPESELRLLIHEAYGQDDSTAMLTQELLVYLAMFIRTEPQLFMEMLRLRIGLIIQVMATELSRTLICDGDEASEHLLNLSPFEMKNLLYHIISGKEFAISSVGRGNFSIVSNKSSRISKKSHISLSADAAVDDLIEPDRQGQWLRRRRLDGALNRVPRDFYPRVWNVLERCHGIDIASKVLPQCLTQEMTPGELKFALAVETVLNTIPQPEYRQLIVEALMVLTLVAEYNVAPFLGGIIEIEYLVHRANELFLADQMSCNGDATLCCAKPKEQRETTNSGGLLCGGAAYICQHFYDSAPSGAYGTMTYLTKAIAMYLDCVPKTGELECSIC, from the exons ATGCGCAGCCGAAGTAATTCCGGTGTTCGGCTGGATTATTACCAGCGAATTGTTCATAAGATCATAATGTCCAAGCAGAACCCCGTAACGGGCCTGTTTCCCTTGAATGATCACAACAATCACGCGTGGATCAGAAATAATGTGTATTGCATAATGTCGGTGTGGGGCCTTGCCATGGCATATAAAAAGATGGCAGATCAAGATGAGGATAGAGCCAAAACTTATGAACTTGAACAAGCTTGTGTTAAGCTTATGAGGGGGCTTTTAATGGCCATGATGCAACAGAAAGATAAAGTGGAGAG atttaaacAAACCCAAAATCCTTTAGATTCATTGCATGCGAAGTATTGTTCTGAAACAGGTCAAATTGTAGTTGGTGATAATGAATGGGGCCATCTACAAATTGATGCAATTTCCttatatttattagttttggcTCAAATGACTGCATCTGGATTGCAa attgtatttaatttagatGAAGTTTCTTTTATACAAAATCTGGTATTTTACATTGAATGTGCATATTGCACTCCAGATTATGGAATATGGGAAAGGGGGGATAAATCTAACCATGGCCTTCCAGAGCTGAATGCAAGCTCAATTGGCATGGCCAAAGCTGCATTAGAAGCCATGAATGAGTTAGATTTATTTGGAGCTAGGGGGGGCCCTTATAGTGTTATACATGTACTGACTGATGAAGCTCAGAAATGTCAAGCTGTTTTACAG tcaatgTTGCCAAGGGAGTCAGGCTCTAAGGAAATAGACAGCGGTTTGCTTTCAGTAATTAGTTTTCCAGCTTTTGCAGTTGATGATCCTAATGTTATTAATATGACAAAGGAATCTATTATTGAGAAATTGTTAGGGAAATATGGATGCAAACGATTTTTAAGAGATGGTTATAAAACTCCCAAAGAG GACCCAAGAAGACTATATTATGAGCCTTGGGAACTTAGGATGTTTGAGAATATTGAATGTGAATGGCCAATGTTTTACtgttatttaataattgatGCTTTATTTGCCGGCGATAATGAAGCCGCAGAGGAATACACTGAACGTCTAGAGGAG GTAATGATAAAGACTGAAGATGGAATGAAACTTGTACCTGAATTATACGCGGTACCTGCTGAATTAGTGGCCGCTGAATATAAAGAACCGGGCTCACAATATAGAATTCCTTTAGGACAAAGTCCTTTTTTGTGGGCCCAGTCATTATACATAATTGGAAAGTTATTACAAGAG aaatttttagcTCCAGGTGAACTTGACCCTCTCAATCGACGTCTTTGTGCGGAGAAGAAACCAGACGTAGTGGTACAAGTCGTTATTTTAGCTGAAgatatcgaaattaaaaataaactcgCAGAGCACGATATTATGGTGCAAACTGTGGCCGAAGTTGCTCCTATAGAG GTACAACCAGCACGAGTTTTATCCCATCTTTATACTTACTTGGGGAGAAACAAGAAGTTGGGATTAACTGGGAGAAAATCAAAGGATGTAGGGATCTTGAGTACAAGTAAATTATATTCGCTTGGAGATAGAATTTTCGCCTTCACTCCTCAG ttTACGGACTTATCGCACAATTACATCGCATCCGATTACGAACTAATGATAGATATTTGCAAGAGcgagattaattttttgaaatcgagCTGGCAAAATATGCTCGGTCGGCCTCTCGTCACAATTTTGTGTAGGAGATTCCAACTAG AAAACGGGAAAATCCCATTAGCAATGATCAccacaatgaaaaaactcaaatcTGGCTACATAAACGGCACTCGGGTTACTTTAGGACATTTAAGTGAATTCTTGAGCACCAGTTCTATAACGAACTTGAGTTTTTTGGGGTGCCACGAAGATGGAATCCCTGATA AGCTTAATCCTCAAGTGTACCATTACCTAGAAGAGCATTTGCAGAAGTCATTGTCTCATAAATCATCACTACTGACATCACCCACCCCCAGAAGCAGGAATCGGCATTTGTTAAAGCGAAGAATGTCAGTTAGGGGCGCGGTCAAGAAAACGCGTTCCATTAATGTCGATG CCCTGAACACTTGGATACGAAGTCCGTCGGGTTCAAAAAATAGTCCTTCAG CTGAAACATTAGGCATGGAGAGTAATGCCACTCTGGAAAGACGCGGgtctatatttttttcagcCGACGCCGTGGACGCTGCTGACTCCAAATCAGAGCGAACATCCAACGTTTCATCTCCGGAAAAAAAGAGCGAAGTGCAGGTTTCAAATGTTCCAAAGCACCGGACTCAAAGCGAAAGCCAGCACTACGCCGATACAGAG GTTGATGAGCTCTTTGCAATGCTTCGAGAGTCTGACTCGTTAGATGAACAGGGCGACatccttcaatttttagtaGCTTCAAAGGGCCTGGATTCTAACACTGACATGTTAGAAAACGGTCGAGTTGTGACGGTTAGGGACTTACTGAAGG GACTCTATGAGAAAGCTTGCCAACAGAAAATGTGGGGTCTGGTGCGACACACTGCAGGCATGCTGGGAAAAAGAGTGGAAGACTTGGCTAAGTCGGTGACTGATCTGTTAGTGAGGCAAAAGCAGATTACTGTGGGAATGCCTCCAAATAATGAGCATACTATTACCGCTCCTTTGCCCGAGAGTGAATTGAG ATTATTGATTCACGAGGCGTATGGTCAGGACGACAGTACAGCAATGCTAACCCAGGAATTATTGGTTTATCTCGCCATGTTCATTCGTACGGAACCTCAATTGTTTATGGAGATGCTCCGATTGAGGATTGGATTGATCATTCAAGTAATGGCCACTGAACTTTCCAGAACGCTTATTTGCGATGGAGATGAGGCCTCGGAGCACTTGCTCAATCTGAGCCCCTTTGAGATGAAAAACTTGTTGTATCATATAATTAGCGGAAAAGAATTCGCCATTAGTAGCG TGGGAAGGGGTAATTTTTCGATTGTCAGCAACAAATCCAGTCGCATTAGCAAG aaaagtcacataagtctATCGGCTGATGCAGCTGTTGATGATTTGATTGAGCCTGACAGACAAGGTCAATGGTTGCGTCGACGAAGACTTGATGGGGCTCTGAATAGAGTGCCTAGAGATTTTTATCCCAGGGTGTGGAACGTCCTTGAACGT TGCCATGGAATAGACATCGCCAGCAAGGTCTTGCCTCAATGTTTGACTCAAGAAATGACCCCAGGAGAGCTTAAATTCGCGCTTGCAGTTGAGACGGTGCTGAATACAATCCCTCAACCTGAATATCGTCAACTTATCGTGGAAGCCTTGATGGTGCTCACTTTAGTGGCCGAATACAACGTGGCTCCATTTTTGGGCGGTATCATCGAGATTGAGTATTTGGTCCATCGAGCCAACGAGTTATTTTTGGCTGACCAG atGAGTTGCAATGGAGATGCAACTCTATGCTGCGCCAAACCCAAAGAGCAGCGCGAAACAACCAACTCTGGAGGTTTGCTGTGTGGCGGGGCCGCTTATATTTGCCAACATTTCTATGACAGCGCTCCCAGTGGGGCCTATGGAACCATGACATATTTGACTAAAGCCATAGCAATGTACCTCGACTGCGTCCCCAAAACCGGGGAGTTAGAATGCAGCATCTGCTAA